One region of Pagrus major chromosome 7, Pma_NU_1.0 genomic DNA includes:
- the casz1 gene encoding zinc finger protein castor homolog 1, whose amino-acid sequence MKVTCLRGFNFDFPEYAERSLCTETTSGKSKMAAKRKGGLKLNAICAKLSRQVVFDSSSQNAEGDQSVADNSERGSSHYDDNETNFPESLNLSQSLEEDQKRREAIEKWVNGEYGDEPPAPDDEQEHELKVSTDEDGPPEGVYMVQPKGCSDDEEEAEPAAGSQDGSFHDNKEPEDKASKDDTYMPPSEAQSRQAPFASPGEASALRDYAANTMNEFLGMFGYDDQQVRDELTKKISFEKLKAATSDPSSLSSEEASRRARFSKYEEYIRKLKAGETLPWPMHASPPKPDDLNSKLAQEKSATMLQTSACLPGAEAQIYPSSLDHKPPGGPQLGTSQPPNPSHMQNMASRASKYDFFIQKLKMGESLQQQNGNAYKRPSKYDLENVKFLHLFKPGEGNPDMGGAIAFKTGKVGRPSKYDIRTIQKLMPGTPEASLMPNVLATAPGNPGAPGVPTVGAAGASIAPGLTMDQAGHLSFNTSDYLKSSFSKTDSITTGTVSSVKNGLPPDKPASDDINLYQKYIARFSGSQHCGHVHCAYQYREHYHCMDPECNYQRFTSKQDVIRHYNMHKKRDNSLQHGFMRFSPLDDCSVYYHGCHLNGKSTHYHCMQVGCSKVYTSTSDVMTHENFHKKNAQLINDGFQRFRATEDCGTVGCQFYGQKTTHFHCRRPGCTFTFKNKCDIEKHKSYHIKDDAYAKDGFKKFYKYEECKYEGCVYSKATNHFHCIRSGCGFTFTSTSQMTSHKRKHERRHIRSSGVMGLSSAFLAPKDEPEESSNDDLMDFSTISSKNSSLSASPTTQQSTTVPHLLATPTTAVSSSPSGHTLKSAPSLSSAGQRMSSLLSQALPSNMPVALALSNSALATSNPFFPLMPRLPLHPPPPAASLISAVSSGAHSMPTDSLTQGCSTAGADGAMASTPTSFATSSIMEKISASKGLISPMMARLAAAALKPSNNPDIGNGQPASASQFNLVQVKQEPVDATSGASQDSTQEHSLDLSKKDHSNESNGHPVPGNTSLLSSLMNKMSQVNPALFNAMNLKTELEAGQGSNAAEAAQYLNRVLKRPTPEKPTEIWRTYLRRFDTDDFCEAQCDFLQKVHFHCLVEDCGALFSTVDGAIKHANFHLRATMKVKSEPQFGEGKDSGEGNPLQPAAPVSMANNPSMDVAHLTSSGGYSSPPPSLLAWKQLTGSIPQMSASMPNLPANSPLATTSLENAKPQVKPGFLQFQENDPCLATDCKYSNKFHFHCLFGNCKYVCKTSGKAESHCLDHINPSNNLVNIRDQFSYYSLQCLCPNQHCEFRMRGHYHCLRPGCYFVTNITTKLPWHVKKHEKAERRAANGFKYFTKREECGRLGCKYNQVNSHFHCIRAGCQFSFLLKHQMTSHARKHMRRMLGKNFDRVPSQVMPLGQRADEMQHGMMSGPLANQAGINSSFSSSMMEETDDYMDYMGGGGSPLGLSSESSNQDRSCTSTPVGNDGSPAGNTISIPTATGSKKRFWIIEDMSPYGKRRKTASSRKMLDEGMMLEGFRRYDLYENCKDSGCQFSLKVTHYHCTRENCGYKFCGRTHMYKHAQHHDRVDNLVLDDFKRFKSSLSCNFTDCQFSGNSTHFHCLRCGFRCTDSTKVTAHRKHHGKQDVISAAGFCQFSSSVDCEVPDCKYKLKCSHFHCTFPECKHTVVGMSQMDSHKRKHEKQERGELPSVSPQQEAVHHLGGSVSAIPPVSMSLSTSSPGGLHGFSHTINSSARSMLYPTGHIASEYNHPYPPSSLSLDSSLNLSTDTSSSLFFLKNAAGLGLSDSLDLSKKMHHEAARSGHNATPPLGLQAPQDDTTGTSGEAEDDLSPEEEAHAEEEEEEEEEEEEEAEEDLNTDSNDDSTAEPYGEKDNGESFDASVNHTDTSQLEKQDVDP is encoded by the exons CTGAAAGGAGTTTATGCACTGAAACGACCTCAGGAAAATCCAAGATGGCCGCCAAAAGGAAAGGTGGCCTAAAACTCAACGCTATCTGTGCCAAGCTGAGCCGCCAGGTGGTGTTCGACAGCAGCTCCCAGAATGCAGAGGGAGACCAGAGTGTAGCAGACAACAGCGAGCGTGGCAGTTCCCACTACGATGACAATGAGACCAACTTCCCCGAGAGCCTGAACCTAAGTCAGAGCCTAGAGGAAGACCAGAAGAGACGTGAGGCCATCGAGAAGTGGGTCAACGGCGAGTACGGTGATGAGCCGCCAGCTCCTGACGATGAGCAGGAGCATGAACTCAAAGTCAGCACTGACGAAGACGGCCCTCCAGAGGGTGTGTACATGGTCCAGCCCAAAGGTTGCAGTGATGACGAAGAGGAGGCCGAGCCTGCGGCGGGGTCTCAGGATGGCAGTTTCCATGACAACAAAGAACCTGAAGACAAGGCTTCAAAAGATGACACCTACATGCCACCCAGCGAGGCCCAGAGTCGCCAAGCACCTTTCGCCTCTCCAG gAGAAGCATCTGCCCTGCGAGACTATGCAGCCAACACCATGAATGAATTTTTGGGAATGTTCGGTTATGACGACCAGCAGGTAAGGGATGAGCTGACCAAGAAGATCAGCTTTGAGAAGCTCAAAGCCGCTACCTCAGACCCCTCATCCCTCAGCAGTGAGGAGGCCTCACGGCGTGCCCGCTTCTCCAAGTACGAAGAGTACATTCGCAAGCTAAAAGCCGGTGAGACCTTACCTTGGCCCATGCATGCTTCCCCACCCAAACCAGACGACCTCAACTCAAAACTGGCCCAAGAAAAGAGCGCTACCATGCTCCAGACCTCTGCATGCCTCCCAGGGGCCGAGGCACAGATCTACCCTTCCAGCCTGGACCACAAACCACCAGGAGGACCTCAGCTGGGCACTTCCCAGCCACCAAATCCCTCTCACATGCAGAACATGGCATCTCGAGCCTCCAAGTACGACTTCTTTATACAAAAGCTGAAGATGGGTGAAAGTCTACAGCAGCAGAATGGTAATGCTTACAAGCGACCCTCCAAATACGACTTGGAAAACGTCAAGTTTCTGCACCTCTTCAAGCCTGGTGAGGGCAACCCTGACATGGGCGGTGCCATCGCCTTTAAGACTGGCAAAGTGGGCCGCCCTTCGAAGTATGACATCAGAACAATTCAGAAGCTAATGCCAGGAACTCCTGAGGCCTCACTGATGCCCAATGTCCTCGCAACAGCACCAGGGAACCCAGGAGCTCCTGGTGTCCCCACCGTAGGCGCAGCTGGGGCCAGCATCGCTCCAGGGCTCACAATGGACCAGGCGGGACACTTAAGCTTCAATACCTCTGACTACCTGAAGTCCAGCTTTTCCAAGACTGACTCCATCACCACGGGCACTGTTTCCTCTGTTAA GAATGGCCTGCCACCAGATAAACCCGCCAGCGATGACATCAACCTCTACCAGAAATATATTGCCAG GTTCTCTGGAAGTCAACACTGTGGACACGTGCACTGTGCCTACCAGTACAGAGAGCATTACCACTGCATGGACCCTGAGTGTAACTACCAG AGGTTTACCAGTAAGCAGGATGTAATCAGGCACTACAACATGCACAAGAAGAGGGACAACTCCCTGCAGCATGGCTTCATGCGCTTCAGCCCTCTGGACGACTGCAGTGTCTACTACCATGGCTGTCACCTCAATGGAAAAAGCACCCATTACCACTGCATGCAG GTGGGCTGCAGCAAGGTGTACACCAGCACCTCAGATGTCATGACCCATGAAAACTTCCATAAAAAGAACGCCCAGCTGATCAACGATGGCTTCCAGAGATTTCGTGCAACTGAGGACTGTGGCACAGTCGGTTGTCAGTTCTACGGGCAGAAGACTACACACTTCCACTGCAG GCGCCCAGGCTGCACATTCACTTTCAAGAACAAGTGTGACATTGAGAAGCACAAGAGCTACCACATCAAGGATGATGCCTATGCCAAAGATGGCTTCAAGAAGTTCTATAAGTATGAGGAGTGCAAGTATGAGGGCTGCGTGTACAGCAAAGCCACCAATCACTTCCACTGCATCCGCTCAGGCTGCGGCTTCACCTTTACCTCCACCAGCCAGATGACCTCCCACAAGCGCAAACACGAGCGCCGGCACATCCGCTCCTCCGGTGTCATGGGCCTCTCCTCCGCTTTCCTGGCGCCGAAGGATGAGCCAGAGGAATCGAGCAATGATGACCTGATGGACTTCTCGACCATCAGCAGCAAGAACTCCAGCCTGAGTGCCTCGCCGACAACCCAGCAGTCCACCACTGTACCGCACCTGTTGGCCACGCCCACCACAGCTGTCTCCTCTTCTCCATCAGGCCACACCCTCAAATCTGCACCCTCACTGTCCAGTGCAGGCCAGCGTATGTCCAGCCTGCTGTCCCAGGCCCTGCCCAGCAACATGCCGGTGGCCCTGGCTCTTTCCAACAGCGCTCTGGCCACTTCCAACCCATTCTTCCCCCTCATGCCTAGGCTGCCTCTACATCCACCTCCGCCAGCCGCTAGCCTGATATCAGCCGTATCTTCTGGGGCCCACTCCATGCCCACCGACTCACTGACCCAAGGTTGCTCCACAGCAGGGGCAGACGGAGCCATGGCATCCACCCCAACCTCCTTTGCCACCTCCTCCATCATGGAGAAGATCTCGGCAAGCAAAGGTCTGATATCACCCATGATGGCCAGACTGGCAGCTGCTGCCCTGAAGCCTTCCAACAACCCAGATATAG GGAACGGGCAGCCGGCTTCAGCCAGCCAGTTCAATCTGGTTCAAGTGAAGCAGGAGCCAGTGGATGCCACTTCTGGGGCCTCCCAAGACTCCACGCAGGAACACAGCCTGGACCTGAGCAAAAAAGACCACAG TAATGAATCAAACGGACACCCTGTACCAGGGAATACATCTCTTTTATCCTCGCTTATGAATAAG ATGTCACAGGTGAACCCTGCCCTGTTCAACGCCATGAACCTGAAGACAGAGCTGGAGGCAGGCCAGGGCAGCAACGCTGCAGAGGCAGCACAGTATCTGAACCGAGTTCTGAAGAGGCCCACGCCAGAAAAACCCACTGAGATCTGGAGGACATATCTCCGCAG GTTTGACACTGATGACTTCTGTGAGGCACAGTGTGACTTCCTTCAGAAAGTGCACTTTCACTGCCTGGTAGAGGACTGTGGTGCACTCTTCAGCACTGTGGATGGGGCCATAAAACATGCAAA CTTCCACCTGCGAGCCACCATGAAAGTGAAGTCGGAGCCTCAGTTTGGTGAGGGCAAGGACTCTGGTGAGGGGAACCCgctgcagcctgctgccccCGTCTCTATGGCCAACAATCCCTCTATGGATGTGGCACACCTCACCTCCTCCGGTGGCTAcagctcccctcctccctccctgctggCCTGGAAGCAGCTGACTGGCAGCATCCCTCAGATGTCGGCCTCGATGCCCAACCTGCCGGCCAACTCCCCTCTGGCCACCACCTCTCTGGAGAACGCTAAGCCACAAGTCAAACCTGGTTTCCTGCAGTTCCAGGAAAA TGATCCCTGTTTGGCTACTGACTGTAAGTACTCAAACAAGTTCCACTTCCACTGCTTGTTTGGGAATTGCAAGTATGTGTGCAAGACGTCTGGCAAGGCAGAGTCCCACTGTTTGGACCACATCAACCCCAGCAACAACCTGGTCAACATCCGTGACCAGTTCTCCTACTACTCTCTCCAGTGTCTCTGTCCCAACCAG CACTGCGAGTTCAGAATGAGGGGCCACTATCACTGTCTGCGGCCCGGCTGCTACTTTGTCACCAACATCACCACTAAGCTGCCGTGGCACGTCAAGAAGCACGAGAAGGCGGAGCGCCGTGCCGCCAACGGCTTCAAATATTTCACCAAGAGGGAGGAGTGTGGAAGGCTGG GTTGTAAGTATAACCAAGTCAACAGCCACTTCCACTGCATCCGCGCGGGTTGCCAGTTCTCCTTCCTGCTCAAGCACCAGATGACCTcacatgcacgcaaacacaTGAGGCGGATGCTGGGGAAGAACTTTGACAGAGTCCCATcacag GTGATGCCACTCGGTCAGAGGGCAGATGAGATGCAGCATGGTATGATGTCTGGGCCTTTAGCCAACCAGGCTGGTATCaactccagcttctcctccagcatGATGGAGGAGACTGATGATTACATGGACTACATGGGAGGAGGGGGCAGCCCCTTGGGCCTCTCCTCTGAGTCCTCCAACCAGGACCGGAGCTGCACCAGCACACCTGTAGGCAATGATGGCTCTCCAGCAG GAAACACCATCTCCATTCCCACAGCCACGGGTTCAAAGAAGCGCTTCTGGATCATCGAGGACATGTCACCATACGGCAAGCGCCGCAAGACCGCCTCATCACGTAAGATGCTGGATGAGGGCATGATGCTGGAGGGCTTCCGCCGCTATGACCTCTACGAGAACTGCAAGGACTCGGGCTGCCAGTTTTCTCTGAAGGTGACCCACTACCACTGCACACGTGAGAACTGCGGCTACAAGTTCTGCGGCCGCACCCACATGTACAAGCATGCGCAGCACCACGACCGCGTGGACAACCTGGTCCTGGACGACTTCAAGCGCTTCAAATCCTCCCTCAGCTGCAACTTCACTGACTGCCAGTTTTCAGGCAACAGCACCCACTTCCACTGTCTGCGCTGCGGCTTCCGCTGCACCGACAGCACCAAGGTGACGGCCCACCGCAAGCACCACGGCAAGCAAGATGTGATCAGCGCCGCCGGTTTCTGCCAGTTCAGCTCCAGTGTCGATTGTGAGGTTCCCGACTGCAAATATAAGCTCAAGTGCTCGCACTTCCACTGCACCTTCCCTGAGTGCAAGCACACGGTGGTGGGCATGTCCCAGATGGACTCCCACAAGAGAAAGCATGAGAAGCAGGAGCGTGGCGAGCTGCCGTCTGTGTCGCCCCAACAAGAAGCAGTGCACCACCTGGGAGGAAGTGTGTCTGCAATCCCTCCAGTCTCCATGAGTCTTTCTACTTCCTCACCTGGAGGCCTCCACGGGTTTTCCCACACCATCAACAGCAGCGCTCGCTCTATGCTCTACCCAACAGGCCACATCGCGTCTGAGTACAACCACCCGTACCCGCCATCCTCCCTCAGCCTGGACAGCTCCCTCAACCTGAGCACCGACACCAGCAGCTCCCTGTTCTTCCTGAAGAACGCAGCTGGTCTGGGTCTCAGCGACTCACTGGACCTCAGCAAGAAGATGCACCACGAGGCAGCGCGGTCTGGCCACAACGCCACGCCCCCGCTGGGTCTGCAGGCACCTCAGGACGACACCACGGGAACATCCGGAGAGGCCGAAGATGACCTGTCGCCAGAGGAGGAGGCGCacgctgaggaggaggaagaagaggaggaggaggaagaggaggaggcagaggaggatcTCAACACTGACTCGAATGATGATTCAACAGCGGAGCCATACGGTGAAAAGGACAATGGCGAAAGTTTTGATGCTTCCGTTAACCACACTGATACTTCCCAACTGGAAAAGCAAGACGTTGACccatga